One genomic region from Listeria monocytogenes encodes:
- a CDS encoding Mini-ribonuclease 3 produces MAEVKEYKQLNGLALAYMGDAVYEKFIREYLLAAGKTKPNQLHKTATKFVSAKGQAVALKAMIAEGFLTEEEDRIAKRGRNAKSYTVPKNTDPGTYSMSTSFEAVLGYLYLAGDVDRLQEWMEKALEIVEKGVETN; encoded by the coding sequence ATGGCAGAAGTGAAAGAATATAAACAACTGAATGGTCTCGCACTTGCTTACATGGGTGACGCGGTGTATGAAAAATTTATCCGTGAATATTTACTTGCTGCTGGAAAGACAAAACCGAATCAATTGCACAAAACGGCGACAAAATTTGTTTCTGCAAAAGGGCAAGCTGTGGCGCTGAAAGCTATGATTGCGGAAGGCTTTTTGACGGAAGAAGAAGATAGAATTGCCAAGCGTGGGCGTAATGCCAAGTCGTATACAGTGCCCAAAAATACTGACCCTGGAACTTATAGTATGTCCACTTCTTTTGAAGCAGTTTTAGGTTATCTTTACTTAGCTGGTGATGTGGATCGTTTACAAGAATGGATGGAAAAGGCGCTTGAAATTGTAGAAAAAGGAGTGGAAACCAACTAA
- the rlmB gene encoding 23S rRNA (guanosine(2251)-2'-O)-methyltransferase RlmB has protein sequence MEQENEQEWIGGRNPVLEVLRSDRDIHKIYVQEGSQKGVLKQVLTLAKERKIQVQFVPKQKIEKVVSGAHQGVAAQVAAYQYAELDDLFAAAEAKDEMPFFIILDELEDPHNLGSIMRTADSVGAHGIIIPKRRSVGLTQTVAKASTGAMEYVPVVRVTNMVRTMEELQKRGLWIFGTDAKGSSDYRTMDVDMPLAIVIGSEGFGMSRLVREKCDFLVHLPMRGKVTSLNASVAASLLLYEVYRKRFPLEK, from the coding sequence ATGGAACAAGAAAATGAGCAAGAGTGGATTGGCGGGAGAAATCCTGTTCTTGAAGTATTACGTTCTGATAGAGATATCCATAAAATATACGTGCAAGAAGGTTCGCAAAAAGGTGTTTTAAAACAAGTGTTAACATTAGCGAAAGAACGGAAAATTCAGGTTCAATTTGTACCTAAACAAAAGATTGAAAAAGTAGTAAGCGGTGCTCATCAAGGTGTTGCAGCTCAAGTGGCGGCTTATCAATATGCGGAGTTAGACGATTTATTCGCTGCTGCTGAAGCGAAAGATGAAATGCCATTTTTCATTATTTTGGATGAATTAGAAGATCCACACAACTTAGGATCAATTATGCGTACAGCGGATTCTGTTGGAGCACATGGGATTATTATTCCGAAACGTCGCTCTGTAGGTTTGACGCAAACTGTAGCCAAAGCAAGTACTGGGGCGATGGAGTATGTTCCGGTGGTTCGCGTAACGAATATGGTGCGGACAATGGAAGAACTACAAAAACGCGGGCTTTGGATTTTTGGGACAGATGCGAAAGGTAGTAGCGATTACCGGACGATGGATGTGGATATGCCGCTTGCTATTGTTATTGGTAGCGAAGGATTTGGCATGAGCCGCTTAGTACGTGAAAAATGTGATTTCCTCGTTCATTTACCAATGCGTGGGAAAGTTACTTCCCTTAATGCGTCAGTTGCAGCTAGTTTGTTACTTTATGAAGTTTATCGGAAACGTTTCCC